The Spirochaetota bacterium genomic sequence AACGCTCATCAGAAGTCAGCATATCAACATCGCTAACACTTAACCCAGGATCAGAAACTAACACCCGCAATATCTGCTCAAGGTGAAAAAGTACCCGGCTTATCATAGCTGAATCAAAAAGATCCGTAGCATATTGCAGAGTCATTTCAAGCTGTGATCCAGGTATGACAAGAAGAGCCAAATCAAAACTGGTCATCTCTTCAATACTATTATCAATAATGCGCATTGACCCATCATCTACTATATCCTTGAAGTCAGTTGGATAATTCTCATACACAATAATGCTTTTAAAGAGATCAACATCGCCCGGCACTGCGCTGCAAGCCTTTACATCAGTTAAAAGAGAATAGCCGAATTCCTGTATCCTCAGAGATTGCGATTGGAGATCCGTCAACAGATCCTGAAGTGTATCAAAACGATCGATCCTAGCCCTTACTGGAAGAGTATTTATAAATAGACCTATCATCTCATCTGAACCTGGAAGAGAAGAAGGTCTTCCGGAAATGGTCACGCCAAAGACTACATCTTCCTGCATGCTATATCTGCTAAGTAGAATTGCCCAAGCCCCCTGTATTAGGGTGTTAAGCGTTACATGCATCAATCGCCCGCACTCCTGAAGAGCCGTGGTTACATCCTCTGATAATAATATGGTATGCTTTGCGATTTCAACGTTAATGGGATCCTTAGACCTATTCTCTATAGATATTGAAGTTGGTTGATTAAAATCCTGAAGCAATTCTGCCCAATACCTATTCGAGGCCCCTGTATCCTGTTTTTTCAACCAATTGATATAGTGCTTATATTGTGGACGCCTAATATCCGGTAAAGGTTCTCCACCCTTAATCGCGATATAGGAGACGAAGAGGTCTCTCATCACCAACGACTGACACCAGCCATCAATTAGGATGTGATGATAGGACCATGAAATAAAAAATTTATTGTTGCCCAAAATAAGGACATTCAACCTCATAAGCGGCCCCTTAGCGAGGTCAAAGTTCTTACGTTTGTCAGCATCAAGAAGGTCCTTTTTTCTTTTACTGCGTTCATCCTCATCAAATGAGGATAAATCGTATATTTCAAAGCCTGGACTCTTTTTCTTTAATACAATCTGGATGAGATCATTAACATTTTCCCATTTGAATACAGTTCTAAATAAGGGATGGCTCTGGCAGAGGTGTTCCCAGGCCCTCTTAAGGGCATCGATATCAAGACCCCCTTCAATGGTGAGGGTGCTACGCTCTGAGTAGATATAGGAATCTGGCGCATAAAGGCAATGGAAAAGCATCCCCTTCTGCATAGGCGATAAGGAATAAATATCTTCAATATTGCTACTTACCCGATTCACAGCCATACACTATCTTCCTCATATCATGCTTCCTGTAATTCATCAATGAGGTCATCCAATTGCTCCTGAGATATATCAGCAAGGGAAAAATCAGAAGGAGTGTAGCCTTCACGATCTGTTTCCATACAATGTTGAACTACATTCTCGATCTCTCCTTTCAGCTCCTGAATAAACCCATGTATTGTCTCATATCTATATTTATTCCTGCTGCAAGCCACAAATAACAACAGTCTCCCATTTTCAATCCTGCAACTGATATCAATTAGATGCGTTCTGATATTATTCAGATCACTGGCCATCACCTTGTTGGTTTCATCGGAAAGCTCAAGTGAGCCTTGGAGTCCAGCGATATTTAGCTGTCCCAGATAATTAAAGAGGACCTGAGAAGTGCTATCCGGTATCAAATTATCATCCCTCATGTGCTTAAGCACACCATAGTTGAATCCCTTATGCGGGATGGAACGAATGTGCTCCTTCACATACTTAATCTGAGTCCCTATATGCTCATCACGACAAACATTCAGCACTACAGGAAAGAGTGAAGTAAACCACCCCACGGTTCTCGAAACATCTACACCCACAATCACATCCTCCCTGCCATGACCCTCAAGATCAATCAATACTGCATCATGGCCTGTCCATTGTTGCAGTGCCCTCATCAAAGCGGTAAGCAACAGATCATTAATATCAGTATTATAGGAACTGTGAGCATCTCTCAAAAGAAAAGATGTCATCTCTTCACAAAACTCCATCCTTATAACCTCTGTTGATGCCATATCATTGCTGCCAAAATCATGATCTATTGGAAATTCAGGTATAAGAGCAGAAAGCTCTTTCTTCCAATATTCGACTTCATCCAGCACATTAAAGGCAGCGGCATAATCATCAAGCCTGATAGCCCATTCCCTGAATGACATTGTCTTGGCTGGCAATAGGAGATCCAATCCCTTTAGGGCCATCATATAACATTCGAGAAGATCCTCCAGCAATATCCGCCAAGATACTCCATCCATCACAAGGTGATGACATATCAATACAAGGTAATCCGTTCCATGCATTCTGCAGAGTCCCGCTCCAAATATAGGCCCATCGGTTATATTAAGGGTACACTGCAGACCATTAATCATTTCTTCAAGTTCATCCTGATCTTCTATATTCTTGACTATACAATGAATGACTTCACCCGGCTGCAGGCATTCTTGGTTGTGATCCATAAATCTCATCCTAAGGGCATCATGATGATCAAGAATAGCTTGCAGGCTTTTTTTTAATGCAATCTCATCTATAGCTGTATTGGATCTAAACACCAAGGACTGATTGTAATAATTCTCATTTGAAAGCCCTAAAGAAAAAAACCACCTCTGTATTGGAATGAGAGATGACACTCCCGGAATAAATTCATTATCCTTCTTTATATCCATGGACTCTTCTACAACAGGGGCAAGCTCCGCAATAGTCTGACGCTCAAATATATCTCTAGGCCTTATATCATAGCCATCCCTCTTCAAACCCCCGACAACCTGAAGGCTGATTATGGAATCGCCACCAAGTTCAAAAAAATTATCATACACGCCCACCCTCTCAAGTCCCAATACGCTCTGCCAAACCCGAACAAGCACACCTTCCATATCATTCCTCGGGGCCACAAACTCAACATCAACAAGGGGACGAATACTGCCAACATCAGGCAGGGCATCACGATCGATCTTGCCGTTGGGTGTCAAGGGTAGGTTCTCAATATGGACAAACCTCGAGGGGACCATAAACTCAGGCAAACTCTCCATAATATGCAACCTGAGTTCAGACGTTGACAATTCATCCTCAGACACATAGTAGGCAACTAGACACTTGCCATCCGACCTATCATCACGATCCACAACAACACAATCTGATATAGCATTATAATTTGATAGTACAGCCTCCACCTCTCCAAGCTCAACCCGATTACCCCTGATCTTTATCTGATGATCTATTCTACCCAAAAATTCAACATTTCCATCAGGCAACCATCTACCAATATCACCTGTACGATAGATCCTTTCACCCTTGATAAAGGGGTTATTAACAAAGCATGTTGATGTGATATCAGGCTTATTCAAATACCCTCTGGCTACACCCGGACTGGATATATAGATTTCACCGGCCATGCCTATTGGCATCAAACGCATCTGTCTATCCAAAATATATATCCTTGTGTTTGCAATAGGCTTGCCAATGGGAACATTGGCGCAATTAGGATCAAGTTTATTGAAACTGTATACAATACACCCGACAACGGTCTCAGCTGGTCCATACTCATTATATATTGTTAAATCTGGATTTTTCTTCAGCATTGATTTAGAGATTGCTGCTGAAAGAGCGTCACCTCCGATTATTAATCGATTTAATCTCGTGAAATTCGTTGGATTGCTATCTGTTAGACGATCTGCAATCTCCAAATGGGATGGAGTCAACTTCGCAATATCACACCTATCACTGCAGATCACTCGCTCTACTAACGCAACAGGATCAATCTCTCCAGGTTGAATATCTATACTCCCACCAGAAGCAAGAGGCACAAAGATAGAGGTCACTGTAAGGTCAAAGGAGATAGATGTGAAAAGAGGAAAATTCCCATGGCCTTCAATATCATAATACCGCACTGCCCAGGTGATATAGTTAACCAGACCTTTATGCTCTATCTCTATCCCCTTTGGCTCTCCCGTGGAACCGGATGTATATACTATATAAGCGAGATTATCGCTTGAATTAACCATATCAGGTGTGCTCTCTGGCATTCTGGCTATATCATTCCAATCCCTATTCAAACAAAGAATCTCGGCATTACCAAAGGGAATCCTATCCAACAAATCAAAATGCGATAATATTATTCCAGCAGAACAATCACTCAGCATATATGAAAGCCTTGACTTGGGATACTCAGGATCCAATGGCACATAAGCGCCCCCTGCCTTTAAAATTCCTAGTATTCCCACAATCATATCAATAGACCTAAACATCATTAGGCCCACCCTAGCCTCCTCCCTTATGCCCCTTTCCCTCAGATAGTGTGCAAGCCTGTTGGCCCTCTCATTCAACTCACTATAGGTGACAGCTTCATCTTCGAATATCACCGCAATGGCATCCGGCGTCTTCCCTGCCTGTTCCTCAATTAGCTGGTGTGCGCATATATCCTCTGGATAGGGACTAGCAGTATCATTAAAGGATACCAGCATCCCTTCCCTCTCCCCCGGGGTGAGTATCGTCAAATCAGAGAGCCTCACTCCAGGATTATCCAATATTGAAGAGAGAACCTGATGCAGATGTCCTATCATGCGTTGTATTGTATCCCTGTTAAATAAAGCCTTATAGTAGCGCATGCTGATTCTAATGCGCGAGCCGGGTATTATGATCAAGACCAGCGGAAAGTTCGTCATCTCAAAGGTATTGATATCCGATATGCTAAATCCAAAATCCTGACTGACGTCCAGGGACTCAAGGGGATAATTTTCAAAGACAACTATGCTTTCAAAGAGATTCTGTGATCGCGGAAGGGCGCTACATGCCCTTACATCTGGCAAGAATGAGTGCTCAAACTCCCGAATGGAAAGGGAGAGTCTCTGGATGTAGTGAAGTAGATCATGTATGGTCATATCCTGGTTTAGCCGAATCCTGAGAGGAAGGGTGTTTATGAAAAGGCCCAACATTTCATCAGAGCCATTGAGTTCCGCAGGCCTTCCAGAAGAGGTTGCGCCAAAGACGACCTCATCCCGATTACTATAATATGATAGAAGAATCGCCCAAACAGCCTGTAGGAGGGTATTCTGCGTAACATGCTCAACCCTTGTCAGCCCCAGCGCCTTGGCTGTCATCTCTTCGGATAATTCCAGTTCCTCTTCAGCAATATCTGTTATTAGTGATTGATTCAATCTCCTATCAACCGGCAGGGGTGTTACTGTATCAAGGTCGCCCAAATGATTCTTCCAGAAAGAAAAAACAGCATCCCTCCCCTGATTTTGCAGCCATTCGATATAATCCTTATATGGTCGTCGCATGGGTCTTGGCAGTGGTTTCCCAGATTTCTGTGATATATAGGCATCAAAGAGATCCCTCAACACAATGGGCAGACACCAACCATCAATAATGATGTGATTATGACTCCATACAAAGTGATGTCTTTCATTTCCCAGCATGAATAGATTCAATCTGATGAGAGGGCCATTCTCCATATCAAAGGGCATTACCCTGTCCTTTTGAAGAAAATCCTCTATCCTCTGCCCCTGCTCAAGTGAGTCACAATCAACTATGTCATGCACATCAATCCCTATTGGAAAAGATTTTAGTACAATCTGTAGGGGTTCTTTTAGATTCGCCCACTTGAACACTGTTCTGAATACAGGCGTAATCGATATTATATGATTCCAAGCCCTTTTGAATGCCTCGATATCCAGAGGGCCATTGATTGTAAAGGCTAGTTGCTGAAAATATACAGGAGTACTATCAT encodes the following:
- a CDS encoding condensation domain-containing protein, encoding MAVNRVSSNIEDIYSLSPMQKGMLFHCLYAPDSYIYSERSTLTIEGGLDIDALKRAWEHLCQSHPLFRTVFKWENVNDLIQIVLKKKSPGFEIYDLSSFDEDERSKRKKDLLDADKRKNFDLAKGPLMRLNVLILGNNKFFISWSYHHILIDGWCQSLVMRDLFVSYIAIKGGEPLPDIRRPQYKHYINWLKKQDTGASNRYWAELLQDFNQPTSISIENRSKDPINVEIAKHTILLSEDVTTALQECGRLMHVTLNTLIQGAWAILLSRYSMQEDVVFGVTISGRPSSLPGSDEMIGLFINTLPVRARIDRFDTLQDLLTDLQSQSLRIQEFGYSLLTDVKACSAVPGDVDLFKSIIVYENYPTDFKDIVDDGSMRIIDNSIEEMTSFDLALLVIPGSQLEMTLQYATDLFDSAMISRVLFHLEQILRVLVSDPGLSVSDVDMLTSDER
- a CDS encoding amino acid adenylation domain-containing protein; protein product: MPFVTKENTQDIYPLSPTQKGILFHSLYDDSTPVYFQQLAFTINGPLDIEAFKRAWNHIISITPVFRTVFKWANLKEPLQIVLKSFPIGIDVHDIVDCDSLEQGQRIEDFLQKDRVMPFDMENGPLIRLNLFMLGNERHHFVWSHNHIIIDGWCLPIVLRDLFDAYISQKSGKPLPRPMRRPYKDYIEWLQNQGRDAVFSFWKNHLGDLDTVTPLPVDRRLNQSLITDIAEEELELSEEMTAKALGLTRVEHVTQNTLLQAVWAILLSYYSNRDEVVFGATSSGRPAELNGSDEMLGLFINTLPLRIRLNQDMTIHDLLHYIQRLSLSIREFEHSFLPDVRACSALPRSQNLFESIVVFENYPLESLDVSQDFGFSISDINTFEMTNFPLVLIIIPGSRIRISMRYYKALFNRDTIQRMIGHLHQVLSSILDNPGVRLSDLTILTPGEREGMLVSFNDTASPYPEDICAHQLIEEQAGKTPDAIAVIFEDEAVTYSELNERANRLAHYLRERGIREEARVGLMMFRSIDMIVGILGILKAGGAYVPLDPEYPKSRLSYMLSDCSAGIILSHFDLLDRIPFGNAEILCLNRDWNDIARMPESTPDMVNSSDNLAYIVYTSGSTGEPKGIEIEHKGLVNYITWAVRYYDIEGHGNFPLFTSISFDLTVTSIFVPLASGGSIDIQPGEIDPVALVERVICSDRCDIAKLTPSHLEIADRLTDSNPTNFTRLNRLIIGGDALSAAISKSMLKKNPDLTIYNEYGPAETVVGCIVYSFNKLDPNCANVPIGKPIANTRIYILDRQMRLMPIGMAGEIYISSPGVARGYLNKPDITSTCFVNNPFIKGERIYRTGDIGRWLPDGNVEFLGRIDHQIKIRGNRVELGEVEAVLSNYNAISDCVVVDRDDRSDGKCLVAYYVSEDELSTSELRLHIMESLPEFMVPSRFVHIENLPLTPNGKIDRDALPDVGSIRPLVDVEFVAPRNDMEGVLVRVWQSVLGLERVGVYDNFFELGGDSIISLQVVGGLKRDGYDIRPRDIFERQTIAELAPVVEESMDIKKDNEFIPGVSSLIPIQRWFFSLGLSNENYYNQSLVFRSNTAIDEIALKKSLQAILDHHDALRMRFMDHNQECLQPGEVIHCIVKNIEDQDELEEMINGLQCTLNITDGPIFGAGLCRMHGTDYLVLICHHLVMDGVSWRILLEDLLECYMMALKGLDLLLPAKTMSFREWAIRLDDYAAAFNVLDEVEYWKKELSALIPEFPIDHDFGSNDMASTEVIRMEFCEEMTSFLLRDAHSSYNTDINDLLLTALMRALQQWTGHDAVLIDLEGHGREDVIVGVDVSRTVGWFTSLFPVVLNVCRDEHIGTQIKYVKEHIRSIPHKGFNYGVLKHMRDDNLIPDSTSQVLFNYLGQLNIAGLQGSLELSDETNKVMASDLNNIRTHLIDISCRIENGRLLLFVACSRNKYRYETIHGFIQELKGEIENVVQHCMETDREGYTPSDFSLADISQEQLDDLIDELQEA